The window GGTGCGCGACAAGCACTATGCCGTGCGCGGCACGCCGACCGATTGCGTCATCATGGGCGTGCGCAAGCTGATGCCCGAGCCGCCGGACCTGATCCTGTCTGGCGTCAACTCCGGATCGAACGTCGCCGACGACGTGACCTATTCGGGCACGATCGCAGGCGCGATGGAGGGCACGCTCCTCGGCATCCGCTCGATCGCGCTGAGCCAGGGCTATTCGGTGACCGAAGAAGGCCGCACCGTGAACTGGGAGACGACGGAGACCCACGCGCCGGCGCTTTTGCGCAAGCTGCTTGCGGTGTCGCTGCCGGAGAACGTGTTCCTGAACCTCAATTTTCCGAACTGCGGCCCCGATCAGGTCAAGGGCGTCTCGGTCACGAACCAGGGCAAGCTGGTGCATGGCCTGTGGCTCGACGAGCGGAAGGATGGGCGCGGATTCCCCTATTTCTGGCTGCGTTTCGGCCGCGAGCCGGGAGAGCTTCGCGACGGAACCGACATCGCCGCGATCAAGGCCGACCACATCTCGGTCACGCCGCTGCACATGGACCTGACGGCGCACGCCGTGAAGGACCAGATCGCCAAGGCGCTCGCATGACCATGGATGCGTCGGATCGCGAGAAGTTCGCCGCCTTCCTGCTGCGCATGCGCTCCATCGGCCTCGACAACCGCGACTTGATCGCCGCTATCGAGGCGACCCCACGCAGTGCCTTCGTGCCCGCCCAGTGGCGGTCGGAAGCCTGGTCGGACCGGATGGTGCCGATCGAATGCGGCGAGGCTATCGAGGGCATCGACCTTCAGATGCGTGTGCTTGCCGCACTGGCGATCGAGCCGGGCCAGCGTGTCCTCGAGGTCGGCACCGGTTCGGGCTATACCGCCGCCGTCATGGCGCGGCTTGCCGGCCGCGTGCTCACGCTCGATCGGTTCAAGACACTCGTCGAACTGGCCCGCCAGCGCAACGAGGCGCTGGGCATCACCAACGTCATCGTCCGGCAGGCCGACGGAACGCATGGCGCGCCCGCCGAAGGCCCGTTCGATCGTATCGTCGTGTGGGCCGCCTACGAGACGCTGCCGCGCGGATTCGTCGATCAATTGTCGTCCGGCGGCGTCATGGTCGCGCCGATCGGGCCGGCCGAAGGCGTTCAGGTGATGGAGAAGCTGACCAAGCTCGGCAGCCGTTTCGAGCGCGAGGCCGTTACGCAGGTGCGTTTGCAGCCGATCGCCAGCGCCGTCGCCGCCGCGATCTGAATTTTCTCACGCACTTTTCTCAAATATGCCGCATCGCTTAACTGACCAGTAACATTAACGCGCTTTAATCATGCCAGTCTTTGGTATCGGGTAATGCGGGTAGTGTGATGCGTCACGGAGTTTCAGGCAGTTACCAGCGCATGTTGGCGCGAGGCGCCGCGGTCCTCCTCATCGGTGGTCTTGCCGCCGGTTGCAGCTCCGATGTGATGCGCTTCGAGGAATCGATCCTGACAGGATCGGCTCGACCCGGCCAGCAGGTTGCCTCGGCCCAGCAGGCATATCCCGGCGATACGGCGCAGGTCGACCGGACCTATACGGGTTCGGTCGCGAGCAGCGGTCGCGGGGGCGGTATCCTCAATCGCGCAGGCATCAATCCACGGCCGCAAGGCGACGTTCAGGCCGGCGGCACGATGATGGCCGGGGCCGTGGGCCAAAACACCTATCCTCAGCAGCAGGTTTATGCGGCCGCGCCGCAGCCCGGCTACACACCACCCGTGACGAGCCAGGGCGTGACGTCGTCCACGCTGCCGCCAGTGGTCGCTTCGAATCAACTCCCGGCGCCTTCGGCCCCGCAGGCCAGAGCGGCGCGTGTGGAATCCGCGCAGCCCTTGCCGACCGGCCAGACCAACGTCGCCGGCGGTACGCTTGGCACGCTGCCGGCCAACAATATGCCGACACCCGGACAGGCGCCGGTGGAACGTGTGGCGGTTCTGCCTCAGCAGCCCAAGCTCAAGGAACAGCAGGGCACGCCAGCCGCTTCGACAGGGACCCAGACCGCGAACGCTTCAGGTGGCGGCGGATATACGGTGGTTTCGGGCGATACCCTCAATGGGATTGCGCGCAAGACCGGCGTCAGCGCTGCGGCCATCCGTCAGGCGAACGGGCTGGATAGCGGACTCATCCGCATCGGTCAGACGCTGACGATCCCTGCGGGCGGCAATGGCGCGGTCCAGGTCGCGGCTCAGCCGAAGCCGGATGCGACAACGACCGCGGCGGTGGCCGCTGCGAAGCCCCCGGCTACGGAGCCGAATGCGTATACGCCGCCCCAGAAGGCGGAGAAGGTGATCCAGCAGGCCTCGCTCGACACGTCTTCCGCGCCGGACGCCTCTGGTATCGGCAAGATGCGCTGGCCGGTCCGTGGTCGGGTGATCTCCGGCTATGGCGGGTCGTCGGGCAGTGGGCGCAACGACGGCATCGACATCGCCGTTCCCTCGGGCACCCCGATCAAGGCGGCCGAAAACGGCGTCGTGATCTATGCCGGTGACGGCCTGAAGGAGTTCGGCAACACCGTTCTCGTTCGCCACGAAAACGGCCTGGTGACGGTCTATGGCCATGCGAGTGAAATCAACGTGCAGCGCGGCCAGAAGGTTCGGCGCGGCGAGGATATCGCCAAGGCTGGCATGAGCGGTTCCGCCGACACGCCGAAGCTTCACTTCGAGGTGCGCAAGGATTCGACCCCGGTCGATCCCACCACCTTCCTGGAATAGACGTCTCAAACAACAAGAAGACGTTTGGCGGTCTGTTGTGTCTCCAGTCCGGATCGCCCATCTCGCCCGCCCTTTGGCGGGCGTTTTGTATCTCAGGCCTCGCGCAGCGCCTGACCCATCCGGCCAGCGAGATCCTGGACGAACTGGAACGCGACGCGGCCCGACCGGCTGCCGCGCGTCGTCGCCCATTCCAGCGCGTCGCGGCGCAACGCGTCGGCATCGACCGCCAAGTCGTGATACCGGACATAGCCGTCGATCATGTCGAGATACTCGTCCTGCGAGCATTTGTGAAAGCCGAGCCACAGGCCGAAGCGATCCGACAGCGAGACTTTCTCTTCGACGGCTTCGCTCGGATTGATCGCGGTCGAACGCTCGTTCTCGATCATGTCACGGGGCAGGAGATGGCGGCGATTCGACGTCGCGTAGAAGATGACATTGTCGGGCCGACCCTCGACACCCCCTTCCAATGCAGCCTTCAGCGACTTGTACGACGTGTCGTCATGATCGAACGACAGGTCGTCGCAGAAGAGCACAAAGCGGAATGGCGACGCCTTGAGGATCGTCATCAGGCGCGGCAGCGTGTCGATGTCCTCGCGGTGGATTTCAATCAGCTTGAGGGGGCGTTCGCCCGCCGGCTTGTCGCGGTTGATCGTCGCATGGACCGCCTTGACCAGCGACGACTTTCCCATGCCCCGCGCACCCCACAAAAGCGTGTTGTTGGCCGGGAGGCCGTCGGCGAAGCGCGTGGTGTTGTCGAGCAGGATGTCGCGCACGCGGTCGACGCCGCGTATGAGCCCGATATCGACGCGATTGACGCGGGACACCGGTTCCAGCGCGCCAAGCTCGGCAGACCAGACGAAACAATCCGCAGCATTGATGTCGGCTGCTGCGGGCTCGCGGGGCGCGAGACGCGAAACCGCCTCGATCAGGCGGTCAAGCTTCTGTTCGAGGGATTCTGACTGGAAATTGGTCATTCGGTAAGTCTTTCTGGTCCCTGACAGTCGATCAAACCCGCCTAACATGCGCGTGAAGCCGCGAAAAGCCGTGTTTCGGCGGTCTTGCGCGGTTGCATTGGCGCAGCGACCGACTATATTCCGGCCAGTTTTCCAAGGGGCCGGTTTGCCGGTCCCTTCGCACATTTCTCAGGAGATTTCGATGTTTGTTACCCCGGCTTATGCGCAGGCCTCGGGCGGCCTTGATCAGACGCTAATCAGCATTTTGCCGTTCGTCCTGATTTTCGTTATCATGTACTTCCTGATCATCCGGCCGCAGCGCACGCAGATGAAGAAGCGCGGCGAAATGCTTGCGGCGATCCGCAGGGGCGACACGGTCGTCACCGGCGGCGGTTTGGTCGGCAAGGTGACGAAGGTCATTGACGACAACGAGCTCGAAGTCGATCTCGGCGGCATGAAGGTTACCGCGCTGCGTGCAACCATCGCCGACGTGCGCGTGAAGGGCGAGCCTGTCGCCAACCAGAACGCCAAGAAGTAATCCATTGCCGGGCGGGGCACTTGTTTCCCGCCCTACTTGACGAGGTACAATGCTCTATTTCTCGCGCTGGAAGTCGATTGCTATCTGGTTGGTCGTCTTTGTCGCATTCATCGTGGCGGCTCCCAACCTTCTTTCCCAGTCGACGCTGGCTTCGCTGCCGAATTGGCTGCCGAAGAGTCAGATGACGCTCGGCCTCGACCTGCAGGGTGGTTCGCACATCCTGCTGCAGGTCGACCGCAACGATCTCATCAACGATCGGCTCGACACGGCGCGAGATGATGTTCGCATTGCATTGCGCGATGCACGTGTCGGTTATACCGGCCTTTCGAGTTCAAATCGCACGGTGCAGGTTCGCGTCCGCGACGAGGGCCAGATCGCTGCGGCTCGCACGGCTCTGAATGCGCTGACCCAGCCGGTTTCCTCAGGCCTGTTCGGAACGGGCTCTGTCGCGGAACTATCTATGGCAGAGCCAGAGACCGGTCTCTTCCGGTTCACGTTGACCGACGAGGGTATCGATTATCGTCTCGGCACTGCGGTCAGCCAGTCGGTCGAGGTCATCAACCGGCGTGTGAACGAGCTCGGCACGACCGAGCCGATCATCCAGCAGCAGGGCAATGACCGTGTTCTGGTGCAGGTGCCGGGCCTCGACGACCCCCAGCGCCTGAAGGACATTCTCGGCCAGACCGCCAAACTGACCTTCCAGATGGTCGACCAGACCATGCCCGCGCAGGAAGCCATTCAGGGCCGTCCACCCGCAGGCGCCACGGTCATGTATTCGACCGACGATCCTCCGGTCCCCTATGTCATCGAGAACAGGGTCATCGTTTCGGGTGAAAACCTGATCGATGCGCAGGCGACCTTCGACCAGCGCACCAGCGAACCCGTCGTCTCGTTCCGCTTCGACAATCAGGGCGCGACGCGTTTCGGCCAGACCACGCAGCAGAATGTCGGCCGCCTCTTTGCGATCATCCTCGACGATCAGGTGATCTCGGCGCCGCAGATCCGCGAGCCCATCCTCGGCGGCAGCGGCCAGATTTCGGGAAACTTCACCGCCCAGAGCGCGAACGACCTCGCGGTGCTGCTGCGGGCAGGTGCGCTCCCGGCCGACCTGACGATCGTCGAGGAACGCACGGTCGGCCCGAGCCTGGGTGCTGATTCGATCGAGGCCGGCACCTTCGCGACCATGATCGCGGCGGTTCTCGTGTTTGCCTTCATGCTTCTGGCGTACGGCAAACTCGGCGTTCTGGCGAGCATCGGGTTGGCTGCGAACATGATCATGATCATCGCGATCTTGACCGCACTCGGTGCGACGCTGACCCTTCCAGGCATCGCCGGTATCGCACTGACGCTCGGCATGGCGGTCGATTCTAACGTCATCATCTTCGAGCGCGTGCGCGAGGAACGTGCGCAAGGCAGGTCGCTAATCCAGTCGCTCGATTCGGGGTTCCAGCGTGCTCTGGCCGCCGTCGTCGACGCCAACGTCACGACGCTCATCGCGGCCATCATCCTTTTCTACATGGGGACGGGTCCGATCCGCGGCTTTGCCGTGACCCTTGCGATCGGTATTGTGACGACGGTTTTCACCGCCTTCACGCTGACGCGCTGGCTCATCTCGGTCTGGCTGCGCAGGTCGCGTCCGACCGAATTCCCGGCTGGACTGGTTCATTACCTGCCGCTCGATCCGAAGCTCAACATCATGCGCTGGCGCAACTGGGCATTCGCCCTGTCTGGTGGTGCAAGCCTTATCGTGGTCGGCGCGTTCTTCACCAACGAGATGAACTACGGCATCGATTTCCGTGGCGGCTCGATGGTCGAGGTCCAGGCGCGCGACGGGGCGGCCGATCCGGGCGACGTTCGCGCCCGATTGAGTGCGCTCAACGTGGGCGACGTTCAGGTTCAGGAGTTCGGGAACAACGAACTCATGATCCGCGTACAAGGCCAGGATGGCGGCGACAACGTCGAGCAATCCGTCGTATCGCTCGTGCAGGCGGAGTTGCAGGCGGACTATGATTTCCGCCGTATCGAGGTGGTGGGTCCGACAGTCTCATCCGAACTGGCGATAAACGGTGCGATCGGCGTGCTCGCGTCGCTGATCGCGATGCTGATCTACATATGGTTCCGGTTCGAATGGCAGTTCGGTGTCGGAGCGATCGTCTCGACGCTGCACGACGTCGTCATGATGATGGGTCTCTACATCATCCTTGGGCTCGAGTTCAATCTCGCCAGTATCGCGGCCATATTGACGGTGGTTGGTTATTCGATCAACGATACGGTCGTCATCTACGACCGCGTTCGGGAAAACCTTCGAAAATACAAGCGGATGGATGTCGTCGATCTTCTCAATCTGTCCTTGAGCCAGACGCTGTCGAGGACGTTCATGACCGGTCTCACCACGCTGTTCGCGCTTTCCGCGCTCTACATGTGGGGTGGTGAAGTCATCGCCGACTTTATGTTCGCGATCCTTATCGGAGTTCTGGTGGGCACATACTCGTCGGTTTTCATCGCCGGCCCGATGTTGATCCTTTTCAAGCTTCGCGCGGGGATATTCGACAGCGAGCAGGACAGGCTCGACGCGACGAAACGCGAAATGACTGCCAGAACCTGACGGTGTCATGAACAAGGGCATCATCATCCGCGAGGCGCATTTTCCGGGGCGCGCGCCCATCGACGCCTATGGCAATGGCGGCTTTCGCTTCGCGGACATGTCGCATCGCGGATCGATCCTCTGCCTGCCGTCCGGCATCCATGGCTGGCAGCCAGCCGACCCGGCGACGCTTGGCAAGGATGATTTCCTGCGGGTGATCGAGGAGGCGGACGATGTCGACATCCTGCTTGTGGGCATGGGCTCCGATCTGCGCCCGCTTCCCAAGGATGTGCGCCAGCGCCTGCGTGACGCCGGCATCGCCGCCGACCCGATGTCGACCGGCGCGGCGGTGCGAACCTACAATGTCCTGCTCGCCGAGAATCGTCCCGTCGCGGCAGCGCTTCTCGCCGTAGACTGATGCAGGACGACCCGCAGGCGTGGTCCCGGGCCCTGCGCGCCGCCGACCAGGACCGCTTTCTCTCGACGCTCTATGCACCCGTCGGCCTGCGCGAGCCGCTTTCGGTCCTGTACCTCTTCAACGCGGAGATCGCGGCCATTCGCGATCGCATCCACGAGGCGTTGCCGGGCGAAATCCGCATCCAGTGGTGGCGCGACGCGTTGGCGGGAGGGGGCCAGGGCGCGGGCGGACATCCTCTCGCGACAGCCCTTGCCGGTATCATCGATGAATACGGACTGCCGCTGGACGCGTTCGACCGCTATCTGGAAGCGCGCATCTTCGACCTCTACGACGATCCGATGCCAACACGCGGCGACCTTGAGGGGTATTGCGGCGAGACCGCATCCGCGATCATCCAGCTTGCATCGCTGATCCTGGAACCTGAGGCCGCCCCGGCATTCTCGAGCGCTGCAGGGCATGCAGGCTGCGCACAGGCGATTACGGGGATACTGCGCCTGCTGCCGGTCCATCGGGCGAGGGGGCAGTGCTATATCCCCGCGGACATCCTCGCATCGGTCGGCGCGAGCCGGGATATCGTTCTGGACGGGAAAGACAAACCCGCCGAGCAGCGCGCCGTTGCGGCGATGGTGGCGCTGGCACGCGAGCATTTGCAGAAGTTCGAGAAGGCCGCAAAGGGCATGCCGTCGACGCTGCGGCCGGCATATCTCCCCGCAGCACTGAGCGGCATCTACCTGGACCGCATTGCAAAACCAGGGTTCGACGCGTTCTCGGCACGCGCCGACATGTCGGTCTTCCGCCGTCATGTGACTCTGCTGCGCCGCGCTGCCCGAGGCTGGGGCTGAGGCTGTCTTTGACGTAAGCGTAAATTCTGGTCTAGAGTCTTCTCGGAGCATGCTCCGGGAGGAATTCGGGTCCAGATGAGCCTTGTGACGCTCGTCCTCATCGTTGCGATCGGCATCGCGGCCGTGGTGCTGTCCGTGCACCTGACGGGCGGCAGCAAGCGTGCGCAACTCGACGGCGAGGAACATGCCCGCGCGCGCCTCGCCGAGGACTATCCGTCGATCGCAATCCGCACGGTTCACCTGACGGCCGACCGTACAGCCGCCGTCATGACGCTTGGCGATGGTCGAATGGGCATCGTCCAGGCGATCGGCGGCAAGTTCCTGACGCGGCTTCTCGCGCAGGGCGATCTCGTCGGAGTGCCCCGAGCAAGCGATCGCACCGTCGCGATCCGGCTCGCCGACTTCACCTGGCGATGGGGCGAATTCACGTTCGAGGATCGCGAGACGGCGTTGCGCGTCGAGGCGATGTTCGGTGCGCTGCGCAAGGCGCGCCGTTGGGAGGAGGTGGCATGAACGACTATCAGTTTCCGTCGGTGACGCAACTGGCGATACCGTTCTTCGTCGTTGCGATCCTTCTCGAGCTTTGGCTGGTTCGCACAGGACGCGCGAAAGGCGAGTTCGAGACGCGCGACACGCTGACGAGCCTCATGATGGGCACCGGAAATGTCGCGGCCGGCATTTTGCTGGGCGTGGTTTCCTATACGGCCCTGCTGTGGTTGTGGCAGTTCCACTTCTTCGATCTCGGTCTGTCGCTCTGGGTGTTCGCCACAGCCTTCCTGCTCGATGATCTCCGATATTACTGGTATCACCGGTTCGCGCACCGCATCCGCTGGGTTTGGGCCGAGCACGTCAATCACCATTCCAGCCAGCACTACAATCTCTCGACCGCGCTGCGGCAATCCTGGACCGGGCTCTTCACCGGCATGTTCGTGCTGCAGGCGCCGCTCGTCCTGCTGGGGTTCCATCCCGCGGTGATCGCCTTCGTGTTCGGCTTCAATCTCGTCTGGCAGTTCTGGATCCACACCGAGACGATCGGGAAGATGTGGAAGCCGATCGAACTCGTCTTCAACACGCCGTCGCATCACCGCGTCCACCACGCGACCAATCCGCGTTATCTCGACGCGAATTTTGCCGGCACGTTGATCATCTGGGACCGCATGTTCGGAACGTTCGTGGAGGAACTGGAGGAGGATAGACCGCGCTACGGCATCGTAAAGAACATCGGCACCTTCAACCCCGTGAAGGTCGCGTTTCACGAATATGTCGGCATCTTCAAGGACGCTTCAGCAAAGGGCCTCACGATGCGCCAGCGCCTCGGCTATCTCTTCATGCCGCCCGGTTGGAGCCACGACGGATCGCGCGAGACCTCGGACATGCTCAAGGCCGACTATGTACGCCGCAACCCCGGCGAGGCGGGCAAGCCGGGATTGCCGGTTGCGACCGTCATCGGACCTGCCGAGTAGCTATTCCGCAGCCACCGCAGCGTCCGTGGTCCCGAGCCAGGCGCGACAATCTGCAAGCGCGCGAGCCGACATTGCGCGCTTCTTTGCGACGGACTTTTCCTTGCCGCGGAAGCGGCCCTCGAAATCGTCGGGGCGAAGCTTCGTGCCTGGCTCAAGCGGCGGGAACAGGCCGAAATTGACGTTCATCGGCTGGAAGGACCGTTTGCCGGGCTCATCGTCGGAAACGATGTGGCCGCCGGTGATGTGATTGAGAAGCGCACCGAATGCGGTGGTGACCGGCGGCATGGTGATCGCATGCCCGAGACGCTCGGCAGCGGCGAAACGGCCGGCCAGCAGTCCGATCGCCGCGCTTTCCACGTAGCCTTCGCAACCGGTGATCTGCCCCGCGAAGCGCAGACCTGCGCGCGAGCGCAGTTGCAGCGAACCGTCCAGCAGGGTCGGCGAGTTGATGTAGGTGTTGCGGTGCAGCCCGCCGAGACGCGCGAAATCCGCGTTCTCGAGGCCCGGAATGGTCCGGAAGATGCGAACCTGTTCGGCATGCTTCAATTTGGTCTGGAAGCCGACCATGTTGTAGAGCGTGCCGAGCGCGTTATCCTGACGCAACTGGACGACGGCATATGCCTTGACCGACGGGTTGTGCGCGTTCGTCAGGCCCATCGGCTTCATGGGGCCGTGGCGCAGGGTTTCCGGCCCGCGTTCCGACATCACTTCGATCGGCAGGCAGCCGTCGAAATAGGGCGTGCCTTCCCACTGCTTGAATTCCGTCTTTCCGCCGTCGAGCAGCGCCTGGACGAATGCGTCGTACTGCTCCTTGTCCATCGGGCAGTTTATGTAGTCCTTGCCGGTCCCGCCCGG is drawn from Mesorhizobium sp. CAU 1732 and contains these coding sequences:
- the surE gene encoding 5'/3'-nucleotidase SurE translates to MRILLTNDDGIHAEGLAVLERIARQLADEVWVVAPETDQSGFAHSLSLSEPLRMRKVRDKHYAVRGTPTDCVIMGVRKLMPEPPDLILSGVNSGSNVADDVTYSGTIAGAMEGTLLGIRSIALSQGYSVTEEGRTVNWETTETHAPALLRKLLAVSLPENVFLNLNFPNCGPDQVKGVSVTNQGKLVHGLWLDERKDGRGFPYFWLRFGREPGELRDGTDIAAIKADHISVTPLHMDLTAHAVKDQIAKALA
- a CDS encoding protein-L-isoaspartate(D-aspartate) O-methyltransferase translates to MTMDASDREKFAAFLLRMRSIGLDNRDLIAAIEATPRSAFVPAQWRSEAWSDRMVPIECGEAIEGIDLQMRVLAALAIEPGQRVLEVGTGSGYTAAVMARLAGRVLTLDRFKTLVELARQRNEALGITNVIVRQADGTHGAPAEGPFDRIVVWAAYETLPRGFVDQLSSGGVMVAPIGPAEGVQVMEKLTKLGSRFEREAVTQVRLQPIASAVAAAI
- a CDS encoding peptidoglycan DD-metalloendopeptidase family protein; translation: MLARGAAVLLIGGLAAGCSSDVMRFEESILTGSARPGQQVASAQQAYPGDTAQVDRTYTGSVASSGRGGGILNRAGINPRPQGDVQAGGTMMAGAVGQNTYPQQQVYAAAPQPGYTPPVTSQGVTSSTLPPVVASNQLPAPSAPQARAARVESAQPLPTGQTNVAGGTLGTLPANNMPTPGQAPVERVAVLPQQPKLKEQQGTPAASTGTQTANASGGGGYTVVSGDTLNGIARKTGVSAAAIRQANGLDSGLIRIGQTLTIPAGGNGAVQVAAQPKPDATTTAAVAAAKPPATEPNAYTPPQKAEKVIQQASLDTSSAPDASGIGKMRWPVRGRVISGYGGSSGSGRNDGIDIAVPSGTPIKAAENGVVIYAGDGLKEFGNTVLVRHENGLVTVYGHASEINVQRGQKVRRGEDIAKAGMSGSADTPKLHFEVRKDSTPVDPTTFLE
- a CDS encoding ATP-binding protein; translation: MTNFQSESLEQKLDRLIEAVSRLAPREPAAADINAADCFVWSAELGALEPVSRVNRVDIGLIRGVDRVRDILLDNTTRFADGLPANNTLLWGARGMGKSSLVKAVHATINRDKPAGERPLKLIEIHREDIDTLPRLMTILKASPFRFVLFCDDLSFDHDDTSYKSLKAALEGGVEGRPDNVIFYATSNRRHLLPRDMIENERSTAINPSEAVEEKVSLSDRFGLWLGFHKCSQDEYLDMIDGYVRYHDLAVDADALRRDALEWATTRGSRSGRVAFQFVQDLAGRMGQALREA
- the yajC gene encoding preprotein translocase subunit YajC: MFVTPAYAQASGGLDQTLISILPFVLIFVIMYFLIIRPQRTQMKKRGEMLAAIRRGDTVVTGGGLVGKVTKVIDDNELEVDLGGMKVTALRATIADVRVKGEPVANQNAKK
- the secDF gene encoding protein translocase subunit SecDF yields the protein MLYFSRWKSIAIWLVVFVAFIVAAPNLLSQSTLASLPNWLPKSQMTLGLDLQGGSHILLQVDRNDLINDRLDTARDDVRIALRDARVGYTGLSSSNRTVQVRVRDEGQIAAARTALNALTQPVSSGLFGTGSVAELSMAEPETGLFRFTLTDEGIDYRLGTAVSQSVEVINRRVNELGTTEPIIQQQGNDRVLVQVPGLDDPQRLKDILGQTAKLTFQMVDQTMPAQEAIQGRPPAGATVMYSTDDPPVPYVIENRVIVSGENLIDAQATFDQRTSEPVVSFRFDNQGATRFGQTTQQNVGRLFAIILDDQVISAPQIREPILGGSGQISGNFTAQSANDLAVLLRAGALPADLTIVEERTVGPSLGADSIEAGTFATMIAAVLVFAFMLLAYGKLGVLASIGLAANMIMIIAILTALGATLTLPGIAGIALTLGMAVDSNVIIFERVREERAQGRSLIQSLDSGFQRALAAVVDANVTTLIAAIILFYMGTGPIRGFAVTLAIGIVTTVFTAFTLTRWLISVWLRRSRPTEFPAGLVHYLPLDPKLNIMRWRNWAFALSGGASLIVVGAFFTNEMNYGIDFRGGSMVEVQARDGAADPGDVRARLSALNVGDVQVQEFGNNELMIRVQGQDGGDNVEQSVVSLVQAELQADYDFRRIEVVGPTVSSELAINGAIGVLASLIAMLIYIWFRFEWQFGVGAIVSTLHDVVMMMGLYIILGLEFNLASIAAILTVVGYSINDTVVIYDRVRENLRKYKRMDVVDLLNLSLSQTLSRTFMTGLTTLFALSALYMWGGEVIADFMFAILIGVLVGTYSSVFIAGPMLILFKLRAGIFDSEQDRLDATKREMTART
- a CDS encoding Mth938-like domain-containing protein; its protein translation is MNKGIIIREAHFPGRAPIDAYGNGGFRFADMSHRGSILCLPSGIHGWQPADPATLGKDDFLRVIEEADDVDILLVGMGSDLRPLPKDVRQRLRDAGIAADPMSTGAAVRTYNVLLAENRPVAAALLAVD
- a CDS encoding phytoene/squalene synthase family protein → MQDDPQAWSRALRAADQDRFLSTLYAPVGLREPLSVLYLFNAEIAAIRDRIHEALPGEIRIQWWRDALAGGGQGAGGHPLATALAGIIDEYGLPLDAFDRYLEARIFDLYDDPMPTRGDLEGYCGETASAIIQLASLILEPEAAPAFSSAAGHAGCAQAITGILRLLPVHRARGQCYIPADILASVGASRDIVLDGKDKPAEQRAVAAMVALAREHLQKFEKAAKGMPSTLRPAYLPAALSGIYLDRIAKPGFDAFSARADMSVFRRHVTLLRRAARGWG
- a CDS encoding sterol desaturase family protein is translated as MNDYQFPSVTQLAIPFFVVAILLELWLVRTGRAKGEFETRDTLTSLMMGTGNVAAGILLGVVSYTALLWLWQFHFFDLGLSLWVFATAFLLDDLRYYWYHRFAHRIRWVWAEHVNHHSSQHYNLSTALRQSWTGLFTGMFVLQAPLVLLGFHPAVIAFVFGFNLVWQFWIHTETIGKMWKPIELVFNTPSHHRVHHATNPRYLDANFAGTLIIWDRMFGTFVEELEEDRPRYGIVKNIGTFNPVKVAFHEYVGIFKDASAKGLTMRQRLGYLFMPPGWSHDGSRETSDMLKADYVRRNPGEAGKPGLPVATVIGPAE
- the trmFO gene encoding methylenetetrahydrofolate--tRNA-(uracil(54)-C(5))-methyltransferase (FADH(2)-oxidizing) TrmFO, which codes for MTIKPVHVVGGGLAGSEASWQLAQAGVPVILHEMRPVRGTDAHKTDSLAELVCSNSFRSDDAETNAVGVLHAEMRLANSLIMASGDAHQVPAGGALAVDRDGFAEAVTAKLEAHPLITIAREEVSGLPPADWDQAIIATGPLTAPSLAEAIRAETGADALAFFDAIAPIVHFDTIDMNTCWFQSRYDKVGPGGTGKDYINCPMDKEQYDAFVQALLDGGKTEFKQWEGTPYFDGCLPIEVMSERGPETLRHGPMKPMGLTNAHNPSVKAYAVVQLRQDNALGTLYNMVGFQTKLKHAEQVRIFRTIPGLENADFARLGGLHRNTYINSPTLLDGSLQLRSRAGLRFAGQITGCEGYVESAAIGLLAGRFAAAERLGHAITMPPVTTAFGALLNHITGGHIVSDDEPGKRSFQPMNVNFGLFPPLEPGTKLRPDDFEGRFRGKEKSVAKKRAMSARALADCRAWLGTTDAAVAAE